One region of Hymenobacter sediminicola genomic DNA includes:
- a CDS encoding 16S rRNA (uracil(1498)-N(3))-methyltransferase, whose product MPHTFFAPDLSGHSYTLPEDESKHAVRVLRLAPGDEVVLVDGRGGVFQAEVADANPKRCQLRITHETQVPRRPYFIHVAVAPTKNLDRMEWLVEKAVEIGVDRLSFLRCARSERRELKLERLHKIAVSALKQSGQAWLPQLDELTDFADFLPTIEGATAFIGHLEEGDRTPLARVAAAGNSCCVLIGPEGDFTPQEIAAAFAHGVRPVTLGASRLRTETAALTAVHTVHVARELAG is encoded by the coding sequence ATGCCGCATACTTTCTTCGCCCCCGACCTTTCCGGCCACTCCTACACGCTGCCCGAAGACGAAAGCAAGCACGCCGTACGGGTGCTACGCCTCGCCCCCGGTGATGAGGTAGTACTGGTAGATGGCCGCGGCGGCGTGTTTCAGGCCGAAGTGGCGGATGCCAACCCCAAGCGCTGCCAGTTGCGCATCACCCACGAAACGCAGGTGCCACGCCGCCCCTACTTTATACATGTAGCCGTGGCGCCCACTAAAAACCTCGACCGAATGGAATGGCTAGTGGAAAAAGCAGTGGAAATTGGCGTTGACCGCCTCTCTTTTCTGCGTTGTGCCCGCTCGGAGCGGCGCGAGCTGAAGCTGGAGCGTCTGCACAAAATAGCCGTCAGCGCCCTCAAGCAGTCCGGTCAGGCGTGGCTGCCGCAGCTGGATGAGCTGACAGATTTCGCCGACTTCCTGCCAACTATAGAGGGCGCCACCGCCTTCATCGGGCACCTCGAAGAAGGCGACCGGACGCCGCTGGCCCGCGTGGCGGCAGCCGGCAACAGCTGCTGCGTACTCATCGGCCCCGAAGGTGATTTTACGCCCCAGGAAATTGCGGCGGCCTTTGCCCACGGCGTCCGGCCCGTGACCTTGGGTGCCTCCCGGTTACGCACCGAAACGGCCGCGCTGACCGCTGTGCACACGGTGCACGTGGCGCGGGAGCTGGCCGGCTAA
- a CDS encoding SDR family oxidoreductase — protein sequence MSVKLKKLSQQTIVITGASSGIGLVTARMAAKAGARLILAARSEDALRQLTSEIRQAGGRADYVVADVSKPEDVQRLAQEAATRYGGYDTWINNAGVSIYGKLEQVPVEDMRRLFDVNFWGLVNGSLEAAKHLKGKGGAIINVGSILSEVTAILQTIYSASKHAVKGFTDGLRMELEMDEAPISVTLIQPSAIDTPYPIHAKNYMEREAQHAPPAYAPETVARAILHAAAHPERDVVVGGGGRAFIGMNRWTPALLDQFMEKVFVKQEKADYAPRPVQQNGLDRPMGELEERGNYPGSTRETSYYTEAVTRSNTGLKAALLVGAGVAAAAWLNGKSSQNK from the coding sequence ATGTCAGTTAAACTCAAGAAACTCTCTCAGCAAACCATCGTTATCACCGGTGCTTCGTCCGGCATTGGCCTCGTAACGGCCCGCATGGCGGCCAAGGCCGGCGCCCGCCTGATTCTGGCAGCCCGCAGCGAAGACGCCCTGCGCCAGCTTACCAGCGAAATCCGGCAGGCCGGCGGCCGGGCCGATTACGTGGTGGCCGACGTGAGCAAGCCCGAGGACGTGCAGCGCCTGGCCCAAGAAGCCGCCACCCGCTACGGCGGCTACGACACCTGGATCAACAACGCTGGCGTGAGCATCTACGGCAAGCTGGAGCAGGTGCCCGTGGAAGATATGCGCCGTTTGTTCGACGTGAACTTCTGGGGCCTGGTGAATGGCTCATTGGAAGCCGCCAAGCACCTCAAAGGCAAAGGCGGCGCCATCATCAACGTGGGCAGCATTTTGTCGGAAGTCACGGCTATTCTGCAGACCATCTACTCGGCCAGCAAGCACGCTGTGAAAGGCTTCACGGATGGATTGCGCATGGAACTGGAAATGGACGAAGCCCCGATTTCAGTGACCCTGATTCAGCCTTCGGCCATCGACACGCCGTACCCGATTCACGCCAAAAACTATATGGAGCGCGAAGCCCAGCACGCGCCCCCGGCTTACGCCCCCGAAACCGTAGCCCGCGCCATTCTGCATGCGGCCGCCCACCCCGAGCGCGACGTAGTGGTGGGCGGCGGCGGCCGGGCCTTCATCGGCATGAACCGCTGGACGCCCGCGCTGCTCGACCAGTTCATGGAAAAGGTGTTCGTAAAGCAGGAAAAGGCCGATTACGCCCCACGTCCGGTGCAGCAAAACGGCCTCGACCGGCCCATGGGTGAGTTGGAGGAGCGCGGCAACTACCCTGGCAGCACCCGCGAAACCAGCTACTACACCGAAGCCGTTACGCGCAGCAACACAGGCCTGAAAGCTGCTTTGCTGGTTGGTGCCGGCGTGGCCGCGGCGGCGTGGCTGAATGGCAAGTCCAGTCAGAACAAATAA
- a CDS encoding S1/P1 nuclease: MRKRLLPLFFLLLSPLSLWAWGVDGHRAVGQIAENHLNRKARREVQRLLGTETLALISTWPDEIRYYPEFKETAPWHYVNSPVGLNETQYLQDLKSQTSPNAYNVLQAKLKELTDPAKSQAEKVAALKFVVHIVGDAHQPLHAGHADDKGGNDIKVKYRGKDTNMHSLWDSGLIDYQGLTYSEMATKYDGPIRRQQVRAWQAASPESWFWESYQASEQVYRSAPANGDIDYNYYPAHSEMMKQRIQQAGVRLAGLLNEVLG; encoded by the coding sequence ATGCGCAAGCGTTTGCTGCCGCTGTTTTTCTTGCTTTTGTCGCCGCTGAGTTTGTGGGCCTGGGGCGTTGACGGGCACCGGGCCGTGGGCCAGATTGCCGAAAACCACCTCAACCGCAAGGCCCGCCGCGAAGTGCAGCGCCTGCTGGGTACCGAAACTCTGGCTCTGATCAGCACTTGGCCCGATGAAATCCGCTATTACCCCGAGTTCAAGGAAACCGCGCCCTGGCACTACGTCAATTCGCCCGTGGGCTTGAACGAAACCCAGTACCTGCAGGACCTAAAGAGCCAGACCAGCCCCAACGCCTACAACGTGCTGCAGGCCAAACTCAAAGAACTGACCGACCCCGCCAAGTCGCAGGCCGAGAAAGTGGCGGCTCTCAAGTTCGTGGTGCATATCGTGGGTGATGCGCACCAGCCGCTGCACGCCGGCCACGCCGACGACAAAGGCGGCAACGACATCAAGGTGAAATACCGCGGCAAAGACACCAACATGCACAGCCTCTGGGACAGTGGCCTGATTGACTATCAGGGCCTCACCTACTCAGAAATGGCCACTAAATACGACGGTCCCATCCGGCGCCAGCAGGTGCGCGCGTGGCAGGCCGCGTCACCGGAAAGCTGGTTCTGGGAGTCGTACCAAGCCAGTGAACAGGTGTATCGCAGCGCCCCGGCCAACGGCGACATCGACTATAACTACTACCCGGCGCACTCCGAAATGATGAAGCAGCGAATTCAGCAGGCCGGCGTGCGGCTGGCGGGCTTGCTGAACGAAGTGCTAGGTTAA
- the pckA gene encoding phosphoenolpyruvate carboxykinase (ATP), with product MLDSAATNRLAPLGITQAAQVHLNLTPEQLTQEALRRHEGVLTDTGALMADTGQFTGRSPKDRFVVKDAGTADSVWWGDINIPFAEDKFEQLHQKMVQYLADKELYVRDAYAGAHPDYQLKLRVVNELAWHNLFCYNMFLRPAEGADTSWTPDFSILCAPGFEADPAVDGTRQKNFAILNFSKKMILIGGTGYAGEMKKGIFGVLNYLLPHERATLPMHCSANVGKDGDTAIFFGLSGTGKTTLSADPNRGLIGDDEHGWTPDAGIFNFEGGCYAKVIDLSAEKEPEIWNAIKAGAIVENTRFVPGTTTVDYANKSVTENTRTAYPIHFIPNAIEPSVAEAPKNIFFLTADAFGVLPPISRLDKSHAMYHFMSGYTAKVAGTEMGITEPQTTFSACFGAVFLPLHPTKYAEMLGKKMDENEVNVWLVNTGWSGGSYGVGSRMKLSYTRAMITAALNGELNDVEFSKHPIFGVEVPAAVPGVPTDILDPRATWSDPEAYDKTAADLAQKFVTNFQKYADFANDEILAGAPKTTEVASV from the coding sequence ATGTTAGATTCCGCCGCTACTAATCGCCTGGCTCCGCTGGGTATCACGCAGGCCGCCCAGGTGCACCTGAACCTGACGCCTGAGCAGCTCACGCAGGAAGCCCTGCGCCGCCACGAAGGCGTGCTCACCGACACCGGCGCGCTGATGGCCGACACCGGCCAGTTCACCGGCCGCTCCCCCAAAGACCGGTTCGTGGTCAAAGACGCCGGCACCGCCGACAGCGTATGGTGGGGCGACATCAACATTCCCTTCGCCGAAGACAAGTTCGAGCAGCTGCACCAGAAGATGGTGCAGTACCTGGCCGACAAGGAACTTTACGTGCGCGACGCCTACGCCGGCGCCCACCCCGACTACCAGCTCAAGCTGCGCGTGGTCAACGAGCTGGCCTGGCACAACCTGTTCTGCTACAACATGTTCCTGCGCCCCGCTGAAGGCGCCGACACCAGCTGGACGCCCGACTTTAGCATCCTCTGCGCCCCCGGCTTCGAGGCCGACCCGGCCGTGGACGGCACCCGCCAGAAGAACTTTGCCATCCTCAACTTCTCCAAGAAGATGATTCTGATAGGTGGCACGGGCTATGCCGGCGAGATGAAAAAGGGCATCTTCGGCGTGCTCAACTACCTGCTGCCCCACGAGCGCGCCACGCTGCCCATGCACTGCTCGGCCAACGTGGGCAAAGACGGCGACACGGCCATTTTCTTCGGCCTCTCGGGCACCGGCAAAACCACGCTGTCGGCCGACCCCAACCGCGGCCTGATTGGTGATGATGAGCACGGCTGGACGCCGGATGCCGGCATCTTCAACTTCGAGGGCGGCTGCTACGCCAAGGTTATCGATTTGAGCGCCGAGAAAGAGCCCGAAATCTGGAACGCCATCAAGGCCGGCGCCATCGTGGAAAACACGCGCTTCGTGCCCGGCACCACCACCGTGGACTACGCCAACAAGAGCGTGACGGAAAACACGCGCACGGCCTACCCCATCCACTTTATTCCGAACGCCATCGAGCCGAGCGTGGCCGAGGCGCCCAAGAACATCTTCTTCCTGACGGCCGACGCCTTCGGGGTACTGCCGCCCATCAGCCGCCTGGACAAGAGCCACGCCATGTACCACTTCATGAGTGGCTACACGGCCAAGGTAGCGGGCACCGAAATGGGTATCACCGAGCCACAGACCACGTTTTCGGCTTGCTTCGGCGCCGTGTTCCTGCCGCTGCACCCGACCAAGTACGCCGAGATGCTGGGCAAGAAGATGGACGAAAACGAGGTGAACGTGTGGCTGGTGAACACGGGCTGGAGCGGCGGCAGCTACGGCGTCGGCTCGCGCATGAAGCTGAGCTACACCCGGGCCATGATTACGGCCGCCCTTAATGGCGAGCTGAACGACGTGGAATTCAGCAAACACCCGATTTTTGGGGTGGAAGTGCCGGCTGCGGTGCCGGGCGTGCCCACCGACATCCTGGACCCACGCGCCACTTGGTCCGACCCGGAAGCGTACGACAAAACGGCCGCCGACCTGGCGCAGAAGTTCGTAACCAACTTCCAGAAGTACGCTGATTTCGCCAACGACGAAATCCTGGCCGGGGCGCCCAAGACGACGGAAGTAGCCAGCGTGTAA
- a CDS encoding peptide MFS transporter, with translation MQTTSAVQEQPHMAASTGHPKGLYVLFATEMWERFSYYGMRALLALYMANALLFDKALTSRIYGDYTSLVYLTPLLGGYMADRYWGNRRSILIGGLMMALGQFSLFASASLYTPGQTAVSSAQMALFFLGLGMLIFGNGFFKPNISSMVGTLYPKGDSRIDAAYTIFYMGINLGAFFSPLVCGTLGEVYDASGNIVPSEFKWGFLAAGIGMLIGSLTFELFKNKYVVGPEGAALGAKPERTVEHSPVVPVNTDSPVRTETIAQPATSFASQLPKLIGIFVVVYAAIAWFMNYDWIGALVFSAMIVAPIAVLSDDSLTKREREKIYVILILSFFVIFFWGAFEQAGASLTFFAAEQTDRQLTASYTVPASYFQSANALFIIIFAPIFAVIWTVLGKRGLEPSSPLKMSIGLMFLAVGYLIIAFGVKGVDASTKVSMFWLITMYLMHTFGELCLSPIGLALVNKLAPARFASLLMAVWFLATAAGNKFAGVLSGLYPEPGKPAPHFVGFEITGLYEFFLIFVVLSAAASLVLFFLYRKLTTMMNEPVATAA, from the coding sequence ATGCAAACGACCTCCGCCGTGCAGGAGCAGCCCCACATGGCCGCTTCCACCGGCCACCCGAAGGGCCTTTATGTGCTCTTTGCCACTGAGATGTGGGAGCGGTTCAGCTACTACGGCATGCGCGCCCTGCTGGCGCTCTACATGGCTAATGCGCTATTGTTCGATAAAGCCTTGACTTCTCGGATATATGGCGACTACACCTCTCTCGTCTACCTGACGCCCCTGCTGGGCGGGTACATGGCTGACCGGTATTGGGGCAACCGCCGCTCTATTCTGATCGGGGGCCTGATGATGGCGCTGGGGCAGTTTAGCTTGTTTGCATCGGCTTCGCTCTACACGCCGGGCCAGACGGCCGTGTCGTCGGCACAGATGGCGCTGTTTTTCCTGGGACTGGGAATGCTCATCTTCGGCAACGGCTTCTTCAAGCCAAATATCTCGTCGATGGTGGGGACGCTCTACCCCAAAGGCGACAGCCGGATTGATGCGGCCTACACCATATTCTATATGGGCATCAACCTGGGGGCATTCTTCTCACCCCTGGTGTGCGGCACGCTGGGCGAGGTGTATGACGCTAGCGGCAACATTGTGCCCTCGGAGTTTAAGTGGGGCTTTCTGGCGGCCGGTATTGGGATGCTGATTGGCAGCCTGACGTTCGAGTTGTTCAAGAACAAGTACGTGGTTGGTCCGGAAGGCGCGGCGCTGGGGGCCAAGCCCGAGCGTACCGTGGAGCACTCGCCCGTAGTGCCCGTCAACACCGATTCTCCGGTGCGCACCGAAACCATTGCCCAGCCGGCTACCAGCTTCGCCAGCCAGCTGCCCAAGCTCATCGGCATTTTTGTGGTGGTGTACGCGGCCATTGCCTGGTTTATGAACTATGACTGGATTGGGGCCCTGGTATTCTCCGCCATGATTGTGGCTCCCATAGCCGTACTGTCCGATGATTCGCTGACCAAGCGGGAGCGGGAGAAAATCTATGTGATTCTGATTCTCAGCTTCTTCGTAATCTTCTTCTGGGGCGCGTTCGAGCAAGCCGGTGCTTCTCTTACTTTCTTCGCCGCCGAGCAGACTGACCGTCAGCTGACGGCCAGCTATACCGTGCCGGCTTCTTACTTCCAGTCGGCCAACGCCTTGTTCATTATCATCTTCGCGCCCATCTTTGCCGTCATCTGGACGGTGCTGGGCAAGCGCGGCCTGGAGCCCTCCTCGCCGCTGAAAATGTCGATTGGCCTGATGTTCCTGGCCGTTGGCTACCTCATCATTGCCTTCGGCGTAAAGGGCGTGGATGCCAGTACCAAAGTGAGTATGTTCTGGTTGATTACGATGTACCTGATGCACACCTTCGGCGAGCTATGCCTGTCGCCGATTGGCTTGGCGCTGGTAAACAAGCTGGCTCCGGCCCGCTTCGCCTCGCTGCTGATGGCCGTCTGGTTTCTGGCTACGGCCGCCGGCAACAAGTTTGCGGGCGTACTGAGCGGCCTGTATCCGGAGCCCGGCAAGCCTGCTCCGCACTTCGTAGGCTTCGAAATCACGGGCCTCTACGAGTTCTTCCTGATCTTTGTGGTGCTGTCGGCCGCCGCTTCGCTGGTGCTGTTCTTCCTCTACCGCAAGCTCACCACCATGATGAACGAGCCCGTAGCTACGGCTGCGTAA
- the groL gene encoding chaperonin GroEL (60 kDa chaperone family; promotes refolding of misfolded polypeptides especially under stressful conditions; forms two stacked rings of heptamers to form a barrel-shaped 14mer; ends can be capped by GroES; misfolded proteins enter the barrel where they are refolded when GroES binds): MAKNIQFDTDGRDKLKRGVDKLANAVKVTLGPKGRNVVIDKKFGAPSITKDGVTVAKEIELSDPVENMGAQLVKEVASKTADQAGDGTTTATVLAQAIYAAGSKNVAAGANPMDLKRGIDKAVIAVVANLKAQSKKIENSSEIAQVGAISANNDMEIGKMIADAMDKVGKEGVITVEEARGTETEVKTVEGMQFDRGYLSPYFVTNPEKMEAEFDNPYILIYDKKVSTMKELLPVLEQVVQSGKPLVIISEDVDGEALATLVVNKLRGSLKIAAVKAPGFGDRRKAMLEDIAVLTGGTVISEERGYKLDSATLEYLGTAEKVIIDKDNTTIVNGKGEKETITARINEIKAQIGTTTSDYDKEKLQERLAKLSGGVAILYIGASTEVEMKEKKDRVDDALHATRAAVEEGVVPGGGVALVRALDALEAVDTLNGDERTGVNIIRTALEAPLRTIVQNAGGEGSVVVQKVREGKGDYGYNAREDRYENLMAAGILDPTKVTRLALENAASIAGLLLTTECVISDEPEADKDHGHGGGAPGMGGMGGMM, translated from the coding sequence ATGGCTAAGAACATCCAATTCGATACCGACGGCCGCGACAAGCTGAAACGCGGCGTAGACAAACTGGCTAACGCCGTGAAAGTAACCCTCGGCCCCAAAGGCCGCAACGTGGTTATCGACAAGAAATTCGGCGCCCCGAGCATCACCAAAGACGGTGTAACGGTAGCCAAGGAAATTGAGCTGAGTGACCCGGTGGAAAACATGGGTGCCCAGCTGGTGAAGGAAGTTGCTTCCAAAACCGCTGACCAGGCCGGTGACGGCACTACCACCGCCACCGTATTGGCCCAGGCCATCTACGCCGCAGGTTCGAAGAACGTGGCCGCTGGTGCTAACCCCATGGACCTGAAGCGTGGCATCGACAAGGCAGTAATTGCCGTGGTTGCTAACCTGAAGGCGCAGTCCAAGAAAATTGAAAACTCGTCGGAAATTGCCCAGGTAGGCGCTATTTCGGCCAACAACGATATGGAAATCGGCAAAATGATTGCTGACGCCATGGACAAAGTGGGCAAAGAAGGCGTGATTACCGTGGAAGAAGCGCGCGGAACCGAAACCGAAGTGAAAACGGTGGAAGGCATGCAGTTCGACCGTGGCTACCTCTCTCCTTACTTCGTGACCAATCCGGAGAAAATGGAGGCCGAGTTCGACAACCCTTACATCCTCATCTACGACAAGAAGGTGAGCACCATGAAGGAGTTGCTGCCCGTGCTGGAGCAGGTAGTACAAAGCGGTAAGCCGCTGGTTATCATCTCCGAAGATGTAGATGGCGAAGCCCTGGCGACGCTGGTAGTAAACAAGCTGCGTGGCTCGCTGAAAATCGCGGCCGTGAAGGCTCCTGGCTTCGGCGACCGTCGCAAAGCCATGCTGGAAGACATTGCCGTTCTGACAGGCGGTACGGTTATTTCGGAAGAGCGCGGCTACAAGCTCGACAGCGCTACGCTGGAGTATCTCGGTACGGCCGAGAAAGTTATCATTGACAAAGACAACACGACCATCGTCAATGGTAAAGGTGAAAAGGAAACCATCACCGCCCGCATCAACGAAATCAAAGCCCAGATCGGCACTACCACGTCGGATTACGACAAGGAGAAGCTGCAGGAGCGCTTGGCTAAGCTGTCCGGTGGTGTGGCCATCCTCTACATCGGTGCCAGCACTGAGGTGGAGATGAAAGAGAAGAAAGACCGGGTTGACGATGCCCTGCACGCTACCCGCGCCGCCGTTGAGGAAGGCGTGGTACCCGGCGGTGGCGTGGCCCTGGTGCGCGCCCTCGATGCGCTGGAAGCAGTTGATACCCTCAACGGCGACGAGCGGACCGGTGTAAATATCATTCGCACGGCCCTCGAAGCTCCTCTGCGTACCATCGTGCAGAATGCCGGTGGCGAAGGCTCGGTAGTAGTGCAGAAGGTGCGCGAAGGCAAAGGCGACTACGGCTACAACGCCCGCGAGGACCGCTACGAAAACCTGATGGCCGCTGGTATCCTCGACCCAACCAAAGTAACGCGCCTGGCGCTGGAGAATGCCGCTTCGATTGCCGGCCTGCTCCTGACCACCGAGTGCGTGATTTCGGACGAGCCAGAGGCTGACAAAGACCACGGCCACGGCGGTGGTGCCCCCGGCATGGGTGGCATGGGCGGCATGATGTAA
- the groES gene encoding co-chaperone GroES, with protein sequence MSLSIKPLADRVIVAPAAAEEKTKSGIIIPDTAKEKPQRGEVVAVGEGKVADNGTTIKPQVKAGDQVLYGKYAGTEITVDGEDYLIMKESDIFAVL encoded by the coding sequence ATGTCGCTTAGCATCAAACCGCTGGCTGACCGCGTGATTGTCGCGCCGGCCGCTGCCGAGGAAAAAACCAAATCGGGCATCATTATCCCCGACACGGCCAAGGAGAAACCCCAGCGTGGCGAAGTAGTAGCCGTGGGTGAAGGTAAAGTTGCCGACAATGGCACGACCATCAAGCCCCAGGTAAAGGCAGGTGACCAGGTGCTCTACGGCAAATATGCCGGCACTGAAATTACGGTTGACGGTGAGGATTACCTCATCATGAAGGAGTCGGACATCTTTGCCGTACTCTAA
- the secG gene encoding preprotein translocase subunit SecG, with protein MYTALIIVILFVCFLLALVVLAQNPKGGGLSSQFGSGGAANLMGVKRTGDLLEKLTWGFAIALMVLTLGTHVLTGTTDAGPGRSVNQQKAMETRLPAAPAPTVPGATAPATAPGTDAAPAQQPAQAPAEVPAPAN; from the coding sequence ATGTACACTGCGCTTATTATTGTAATTCTTTTCGTGTGTTTCCTGCTTGCCCTGGTGGTGCTGGCCCAGAACCCCAAAGGTGGTGGACTGTCAAGCCAGTTTGGCTCGGGCGGCGCAGCCAACCTGATGGGCGTAAAGCGCACCGGCGACCTGCTCGAAAAACTCACCTGGGGCTTTGCCATTGCCCTGATGGTGCTCACGCTGGGCACGCACGTGCTTACGGGCACAACTGATGCCGGCCCCGGCCGCAGCGTAAACCAGCAAAAAGCCATGGAGACCCGCCTACCGGCCGCACCGGCTCCTACAGTACCTGGCGCAACGGCACCAGCAACGGCCCCCGGTACTGATGCCGCTCCGGCTCAGCAGCCAGCCCAGGCTCCCGCCGAAGTACCTGCACCGGCCAACTAG
- a CDS encoding LptE family protein has protein sequence MNKRNQVSKVFFWVVGLFLLLGLHGCKVYSFSGTNIDPAVKTISIATFQNTSSNGPSFLAQRFTEDFKDYFQRNTSLKLVPRDGDLQFEGAITAYDFAPAAIQNQNGIDQAGVNRLTIQVRVKFTNTNDPKQDFEQTFQSNGDFPATQDITQINNDPTATRRITQNIITDAFNKSVANW, from the coding sequence TTGAACAAGCGTAATCAGGTATCGAAGGTGTTTTTCTGGGTAGTGGGCCTGTTTCTGCTGCTCGGGTTGCATGGCTGCAAGGTGTACTCGTTCAGCGGCACCAACATCGATCCGGCCGTGAAAACCATTTCCATTGCCACCTTCCAGAACACCTCCAGCAACGGGCCCTCTTTTCTGGCGCAACGCTTCACGGAGGATTTCAAGGACTATTTCCAGCGCAACACCTCCCTCAAGCTAGTGCCGCGCGACGGCGACCTACAGTTTGAAGGGGCCATTACGGCCTATGATTTCGCCCCAGCGGCCATCCAGAACCAGAACGGCATCGACCAGGCCGGCGTAAACCGCCTCACGATTCAGGTGCGCGTGAAGTTCACCAACACCAACGACCCCAAGCAGGATTTCGAGCAGACGTTCCAGAGCAACGGCGACTTTCCAGCCACGCAGGACATCACGCAGATCAACAACGACCCTACCGCCACGCGTCGCATCACGCAGAACATCATCACCGACGCCTTCAACAAATCGGTGGCCAACTGGTAG
- a CDS encoding sigma-54 interaction domain-containing protein: MTPSEIQSIKQRFGIIGNAPSLNYAIQVAAQVAPTDMTVLITGESGSGKESFSKIIHSLSPRKHGQFIAINCGAIPEGTIDSELFGHEKGSFTGAQEARKGYFEVTNGGTIFLDEIGEMPLGTQARLLRVLENGEFIRVGSSKVQKTDVRVVAATNVNLLDAVREGRFREDLYYRLNTVPITVPPLRERGDDIYLLFRKFVTDFADRYRVKPVTLTPDAVQELQRFRFPGNIRQLKNVAEQMSVLETDRDVDIRRLRQYLPVQQASQLPMLLHAAGPEAAGNGYSERDLLYKVLFDMRRDMTDLKKLVLELAAGQRPQDSQELLRQNSHLFTNLNAAPYEGARPLRQPSPDGGATEYILTPGALDDATDYEEEDTQRVEDIPHETEEETLSLEAKEKEMIMKALKKHHNKRKYAAHDLGISERTLYRKLKQYDLEQA; encoded by the coding sequence TTGACACCTTCCGAAATACAATCCATCAAACAGCGCTTTGGCATTATCGGCAATGCGCCCTCGCTGAACTACGCTATTCAGGTAGCGGCGCAGGTGGCCCCGACCGATATGACGGTGCTGATAACGGGCGAAAGCGGCTCCGGCAAGGAATCATTTTCGAAGATTATCCACTCATTGTCGCCGCGCAAGCACGGGCAGTTTATTGCCATTAACTGCGGCGCCATTCCGGAAGGCACCATCGACTCGGAGCTGTTTGGTCACGAAAAAGGCTCGTTTACAGGTGCTCAGGAAGCCCGCAAAGGCTACTTCGAGGTGACCAACGGCGGCACCATCTTCCTAGACGAAATCGGGGAGATGCCGCTCGGCACGCAGGCCCGCCTGCTGCGCGTGCTCGAAAACGGCGAATTTATTCGGGTGGGCTCGTCCAAAGTCCAGAAGACTGACGTGCGTGTAGTGGCGGCCACCAACGTGAACCTGCTGGATGCCGTGCGCGAAGGCCGCTTCCGCGAAGACCTCTACTACCGCCTCAATACCGTTCCGATTACAGTTCCACCACTGCGTGAACGAGGCGACGATATTTATTTATTATTCAGAAAGTTCGTTACGGATTTTGCCGACCGTTACCGCGTGAAGCCGGTGACCCTCACGCCTGATGCGGTGCAGGAATTGCAGCGCTTCCGCTTCCCCGGCAACATTCGCCAGCTCAAGAATGTAGCCGAGCAGATGTCGGTGCTGGAAACGGACCGCGACGTGGACATCCGCCGCCTCCGCCAGTATTTGCCCGTGCAACAGGCCAGCCAGCTGCCCATGTTGCTGCACGCCGCCGGCCCCGAGGCCGCTGGCAATGGCTACTCGGAACGTGACCTGCTCTACAAGGTGCTCTTCGACATGCGCCGCGACATGACGGACCTCAAGAAGCTGGTGCTGGAACTGGCCGCCGGTCAGCGCCCGCAGGACTCGCAAGAACTCCTGCGCCAGAACAGCCACCTGTTTACCAACCTCAACGCCGCGCCTTACGAGGGTGCCCGCCCGCTGCGCCAGCCCTCCCCGGATGGCGGCGCCACAGAATATATTCTCACCCCCGGAGCCCTCGACGACGCCACCGACTACGAGGAGGAAGATACCCAGCGCGTGGAAGACATTCCGCACGAAACCGAGGAGGAAACCCTTTCCCTAGAAGCCAAGGAGAAGGAAATGATTATGAAGGCGTTGAAGAAGCACCACAACAAGCGCAAGTATGCCGCCCACGACCTGGGCATTTCGGAGCGCACGCTCTACCGCAAGCTAAAGCAATACGACCTTGAACAAGCGTAA